Genomic segment of Sphingopyxis lindanitolerans:
CTGCGCCTTCAGCCGTGTCGCCGCGCCCGGATTGGCCGCGATGCCGTCTTTCAGCGCCTGCGCGGCTTTCGCCGTCTCGCCCAGCGTCATGCGGCTGCGCATCAGCATGATCCAGCGATCGACATTCGCCGGGTCGGCTTTCAGCTTGGCCTCCAGTCCGCTCACCATGCCCTCGATCATCGCGTCCTGCTGCCCCTTGGGAAGCTGCGAGGCGGCTTCCATGTCGGCGCGGCTCGGGCCGGGGATGGCGCGCGCGGCGACCGGCATCTCCGCGGGCGTCAGCGGCCGCGCCTGGGTGTTGGTCAGTCGCATCGCGACGTCGATCTTGTGGATCGCGCCGACCTGCTCGATCGTGCGGCGAAGGTCGGCTTCCCACGGCGCCCCCTGCGGGGTGTCGGCGAGCAGCGCGAACCAGTCCTCGATCGCACCCTTGTGGTCGCCGCCAAGATCCTTTTTGACCGCGAGGAAATAGCGCGCGCGCGGGTCCTTGGCGTCGAGCTTGATCGCCTTGTCGAAGGCTTCAAGCGCCGCGGCGGGCATCGGATCGCGCGCGCTCGCCATCACACGCGCCTCGCCGAGCGCCGACCACAGCCCCGCCGACTCGGGCGAAAGCGCCGTCGCTTTCTCATAAGCGGCGGCGGCGCCGGCATAATCGCTCATGTCGAACCGCGCCGCGCCGAGCGCCGTCCACGCCCCGGCGCTGTTCGGTTCGCGCTGGGTCCGCGCTTCGAGCGCGGCGAGCTGATCGTCGGGGGACGCAGACGCGGTGGATGGCGCGGCGGGCGCGGAAGGGGCGGAATCGCGCCAGATTGCATAGCCGACGGCCCCTGCCAGCAACACGAAGGCGGCGATCAATATCGCCCGGTTGGCTCCATTCATGCCCCCCGCCATCTTCTTGCTCTCGTTCATCTTTGTCCTCGCCTTTGTCCATTGTGCGGCGCACCAAAAAATAGGATCGCCACGCGCTCGCGTCTTGCCTTTGCTTCGCGATGGTGTAGCCTTTCCTCGGCAAGGTCGGTCAACGATAAAATCGTCAGTGGGTCGCACCGATTTTCCCAGACATATAGGGGAGGGGTGCATGGCAGTTTCGGATCACGTCGACTTTTCGACGTTCATGGAAGGCGTAAAACGGCGCAACCCGGGGCAACCCGAGTTCGTCCAGGCGGTGCAGGAAGTGTCCGAGGACATTTTCGACTTCATCGCCGACAAGGAGGAATATCACGCGCAGCAGATATTGCGGCGCATCGCCGAGCCCGACCGGGTCGTCTCCTTCCGCGTGTGCTGGGAGGATGACAGCGGCAATATTCGCGTCCAGCGCGGCTGGCGCGTCCAGAACAACAATGCCATCGGCCCTTACAAGGGCGGCATCCGTTTTCACCCCTCGGTGACCGAAAGCGTCCTCAAATTCCTGGCGTTCGAACAGACGTTCAAGAACGCGCTCACCGGCTTGCCGATGGGCGGCGGCAAGGGCGGCTCGAACTTCAACCCCAAGGGCAAGAGCGTGCGCGAGATCATGCGCTTTTGCCAAAGCTTCATGACCGAACTCTATCGCCACATCGGCGCCGACATCGACGTGCCCGCGGGCGACATCGGCGTCGGCGGGCGCGAGATCGGCTATATGTTCGGTCAGTACAAGCGCATCACCAACGAATTTACCGGGGTGCTGACCGGCAAGGGCCTCGAATGGGGCGGCTCGCTGATCCGCACCGAGGCGACCGGCTATGGCGCGGTCTATTTCCTCGCCAACATGCTCGCCGCCAAGGGGCAGGATCTCGTCGGCAAGAGCGCGGTCATCTCGGGCTCGGGCAATGTCGCGACGCACGCTGCGGAAAAGATCGTCCAGCTTGGCGGCAAGGTGCTGACGCTGTCCGATTCGGCGGGCTTCATCCATGATCCCGACGGCATCACCCAGGAAAAGATCGACTGGGTGAAGGCGCACAAAACGCACCGCCGCGGCCGGATCGAGGATTATTGCGCCGAGTATAAGGGCGCGACCTTCACCGCGGGCAAGACGCCGTGGAATGTCCCGTGCGACGTCGCGCTGCCGTGCGCGACGCAGAATGAACTGCTCGGCGACGATGCCCGGGCGCTCGTCAAGAACGGCTGCATCGCGGTCAGCGAGGGCGCCAACATGCCGACCAACCTCGAAGGCGCGCATCACTTCCGCGACGCGAAGATCATGTTCGCGCCGGGCAAGGCCGCCAATGCCGGCGGCGTCGCCGTGTCGGGCCTCGAGATGAGCCAGAACAGCGGTCGCCGCGCGTGG
This window contains:
- the gdhA gene encoding NADP-specific glutamate dehydrogenase; its protein translation is MAVSDHVDFSTFMEGVKRRNPGQPEFVQAVQEVSEDIFDFIADKEEYHAQQILRRIAEPDRVVSFRVCWEDDSGNIRVQRGWRVQNNNAIGPYKGGIRFHPSVTESVLKFLAFEQTFKNALTGLPMGGGKGGSNFNPKGKSVREIMRFCQSFMTELYRHIGADIDVPAGDIGVGGREIGYMFGQYKRITNEFTGVLTGKGLEWGGSLIRTEATGYGAVYFLANMLAAKGQDLVGKSAVISGSGNVATHAAEKIVQLGGKVLTLSDSAGFIHDPDGITQEKIDWVKAHKTHRRGRIEDYCAEYKGATFTAGKTPWNVPCDVALPCATQNELLGDDARALVKNGCIAVSEGANMPTNLEGAHHFRDAKIMFAPGKAANAGGVAVSGLEMSQNSGRRAWSEGELQQMLKDIMDGIHKSCLTYGDRGDGYIDYVKGANIAGFKKVADAMLAFGVV
- a CDS encoding tetratricopeptide repeat protein, which translates into the protein MNESKKMAGGMNGANRAILIAAFVLLAGAVGYAIWRDSAPSAPAAPSTASASPDDQLAALEARTQREPNSAGAWTALGAARFDMSDYAGAAAAYEKATALSPESAGLWSALGEARVMASARDPMPAAALEAFDKAIKLDAKDPRARYFLAVKKDLGGDHKGAIEDWFALLADTPQGAPWEADLRRTIEQVGAIHKIDVAMRLTNTQARPLTPAEMPVAARAIPGPSRADMEAASQLPKGQQDAMIEGMVSGLEAKLKADPANVDRWIMLMRSRMTLGETAKAAQALKDGIAANPGAATRLKAQAQMLGVPGA